Proteins encoded within one genomic window of Macaca fascicularis isolate 582-1 chromosome 16, T2T-MFA8v1.1:
- the RPH3AL gene encoding rab effector Noc2 isoform X15, with protein sequence MADTIFGSGNDQWVCPNDRQLALRAKLQTGWSVHTYQTEKQRRNQHLSPAEVEAILQVIQRAERLDVLEQQRIGRLVERLETMRRNVMGNGLSQCLLCGEVLGFLGSSSVFCKDCRKLL encoded by the exons ATGGCCGACACCATCTTCGGCAGCGGGAATGACCAGTGGGTTTGCCCCAATGACCGGCAGCTTGCCCTTCGAGCCAA GCTGCAGACAGGCTGGTCTGTGCACACCTACCAGACGGAGAAGCAGAGAAGGAACCAGCACCTCAGCCCGGCGGAGGTGGAGGCCATCCTGCAGGTCATCCAGAGGGCCGAGCGGCTGGACGTCCTGGAGCAGCAGAGAATTGG GCGGCTGGTGGAGCGGCTGGAGACCATGAGGCGGAACGTGATGGGGAATGGCCTGTCCCAGTGCCTGCTCTGTGGGGAGGTGCTGGGCTTCCTGGGCAGCTCGTCGGTGTTCTGCAAAGACTGCAGGAAG